A section of the Lutra lutra chromosome 3, mLutLut1.2, whole genome shotgun sequence genome encodes:
- the STRADB gene encoding STE20-related kinase adapter protein beta isoform X1, translating into MSLLDCFCTSRTQVESLRPEKQSETSIHQHLVDAPSFSQLPPSTRAKDVICSTNVSHYELQVEIGRGFDNLTTVHLARHTPTGTLVTIKITNLENCTDERLKALQKAVILSHFFQHPNITTYWTVFTVGSWLWVISPFMAYGSASQLLKTYFPEGMSETLIRNILFGAVRGLSYLHQNGCIHRSIKASHILISGDGLVTLSGLSHLHSLVKHGQRHRAVYDFPQFSTSVQPWLSPELLRQDLHGYNVKSDIYSVGITACELASGQVPFQDMHRTQMLLQKLKGPPYSPLDVSIFPQSESRMKNSRSGVDSGIGESVLVSSGTRTGNSDRLQTPSSKTFSPAFFSLVQLCLQQDPEKRPSASSLLSHVFFKQMKEESRDSILSLLPPKPSIALSPVSPWTEPECDFPDEKDLSWEF; encoded by the exons ATGTCTCTCTTG GATTGTTTCTGCACTTCACGAACACAAGTTGAATCACTCAGAcctgaaaaacagtctgaaacCAGTATCCATCAACACCTG GTTGATGCGCCAAGCTTTTCCCAGTTGCCTCCATCCACTAGAGCAAAGGATGTGATCTGTTCCACCAACGTTTCTCACTATGAACTCCAAGTGGAAATAG GAAGAGGATTTGACAACTTGACAACTGTCCATCTTGCCCGTCATACGCCTACAGGAACACTGGTGActataaaaattacaaatctaGAAAACTGCACTGATGAACGCCTGAAAGCATTACAG AAAGCAGTGATTCTGTCCCACTTTTTCCAGCACCCCAATATTACAACTTATTGGACTGTTTTCACTGTTGGCAGCTGGCTTTGGGTTATTTCTCCATTTATGGCTTATG GTTCAGCAAGTCAACTCTTGAAGACTTACTTTCCTGAAGGAATGAGTGAAACTTTAATAAGAAACATTCTCTTTGGAGCAGTGAGAGGGTTGAGCTATCTGCATCAAAATGGCTGTATTCACag GAGTATTAAAGCCAGCCATATCCTCATTTCTGGTGATGGCCTAGTGACCCTCTCTGGCCTGTCCCATCTGCATAGTTTGGTTAAGCACGGACAGAGGCATAGGGCTGTGTATGATTTCCCACAGTTCAGCACATCAGTGCAGCCGTGGCTGAGCCCAGAACTACTGAGACAG GATTTACATGGATATAACGTAAAGTCAGATATTTACAGTGTTGGGATTACAGCATGCGAATTGGCCAGTGGGCAGGTACCTTTCCAGGACATGCATAGGACTCAG atgtTGTTACAGAAACTGAAAGGTCCTCCTTATAGTCCATTGGATGTTAGTATCTTCCCTCAGTCAGAATCCAGAATGAAGAATTCCCGATCAGGTGTAGACTCTGGGATTGGAGAAAGTGTACTTGTCTCCAGTGGAACTCGCACAGGAAATAGTGACAGATTGCAAACTCCATCCTCAAAAActttctctcctgccttcttTAGCTTGGTCCAGCTCTGTTTGCAACAAGATCCTGAGAAAAG accATCTGCAAGCAGTTTATTGTCCCATGTTTTCTTCAAACAG atgaaagaagaaagcCGGGATTCAATACTTTCACTGTTGCCTCCTAAGCCATCAATAGCACTGTCTCCAGTGTCACCTTGGACTGAGCCAGAATGTGATTTTCCTGATGAAAAAGACTTGAGCTGGGAATTCTAG
- the STRADB gene encoding STE20-related kinase adapter protein beta isoform X2, producing MSLLDCFCTSRTQVESLRPEKQSETSIHQHLVDAPSFSQLPPSTRAKDVICSTNVSHYELQVEIGRGFDNLTTVHLARHTPTGTLVTIKITNLENCTDERLKALQHPNITTYWTVFTVGSWLWVISPFMAYGSASQLLKTYFPEGMSETLIRNILFGAVRGLSYLHQNGCIHRSIKASHILISGDGLVTLSGLSHLHSLVKHGQRHRAVYDFPQFSTSVQPWLSPELLRQDLHGYNVKSDIYSVGITACELASGQVPFQDMHRTQMLLQKLKGPPYSPLDVSIFPQSESRMKNSRSGVDSGIGESVLVSSGTRTGNSDRLQTPSSKTFSPAFFSLVQLCLQQDPEKRPSASSLLSHVFFKQMKEESRDSILSLLPPKPSIALSPVSPWTEPECDFPDEKDLSWEF from the exons ATGTCTCTCTTG GATTGTTTCTGCACTTCACGAACACAAGTTGAATCACTCAGAcctgaaaaacagtctgaaacCAGTATCCATCAACACCTG GTTGATGCGCCAAGCTTTTCCCAGTTGCCTCCATCCACTAGAGCAAAGGATGTGATCTGTTCCACCAACGTTTCTCACTATGAACTCCAAGTGGAAATAG GAAGAGGATTTGACAACTTGACAACTGTCCATCTTGCCCGTCATACGCCTACAGGAACACTGGTGActataaaaattacaaatctaGAAAACTGCACTGATGAACGCCTGAAAGCATTACAG CACCCCAATATTACAACTTATTGGACTGTTTTCACTGTTGGCAGCTGGCTTTGGGTTATTTCTCCATTTATGGCTTATG GTTCAGCAAGTCAACTCTTGAAGACTTACTTTCCTGAAGGAATGAGTGAAACTTTAATAAGAAACATTCTCTTTGGAGCAGTGAGAGGGTTGAGCTATCTGCATCAAAATGGCTGTATTCACag GAGTATTAAAGCCAGCCATATCCTCATTTCTGGTGATGGCCTAGTGACCCTCTCTGGCCTGTCCCATCTGCATAGTTTGGTTAAGCACGGACAGAGGCATAGGGCTGTGTATGATTTCCCACAGTTCAGCACATCAGTGCAGCCGTGGCTGAGCCCAGAACTACTGAGACAG GATTTACATGGATATAACGTAAAGTCAGATATTTACAGTGTTGGGATTACAGCATGCGAATTGGCCAGTGGGCAGGTACCTTTCCAGGACATGCATAGGACTCAG atgtTGTTACAGAAACTGAAAGGTCCTCCTTATAGTCCATTGGATGTTAGTATCTTCCCTCAGTCAGAATCCAGAATGAAGAATTCCCGATCAGGTGTAGACTCTGGGATTGGAGAAAGTGTACTTGTCTCCAGTGGAACTCGCACAGGAAATAGTGACAGATTGCAAACTCCATCCTCAAAAActttctctcctgccttcttTAGCTTGGTCCAGCTCTGTTTGCAACAAGATCCTGAGAAAAG accATCTGCAAGCAGTTTATTGTCCCATGTTTTCTTCAAACAG atgaaagaagaaagcCGGGATTCAATACTTTCACTGTTGCCTCCTAAGCCATCAATAGCACTGTCTCCAGTGTCACCTTGGACTGAGCCAGAATGTGATTTTCCTGATGAAAAAGACTTGAGCTGGGAATTCTAG